CTGCAGGAGACGGGAGAGCGGTACGTTCTCGTCGCCGGCGGCATCGGCATCACGCCGCTGCTGCCGATGGCCCGCACGCTGAAGCGCTGGGGCAAGGACTTCATCGTGCATGACTGCGCGCGGTCGGAAGCCCAGGCGCCGTTGCTGGCGGAGCTTGCCGAGGTCTGCGGCGATCGCCTGCAATGCTGGTTTTCGAGCAGCGGAGCACGTTTCGATCCGACCATGATCGGTGCGTATCACCCGAACACCCATGTCTATGTCTGCGGCCCGCAGCGGCTTCTGGATGCCGTCCAGGCGTTTCTCGGCGACTGGCCGGAGGAGCAGGTGCACGGCGAAGTCTTCCAGACGACGCTGGACGAGAACTTCAAGCCCGAGCCGTTCGAGGCCAAGATCGCCTCAACCGGTCAGAGCTTTCTCGTCCCTGCGGACCGATCGTTGCTCGATGTCCTGCGCGAGAATGGCTTCATCATGCCGGCATCGTGCGAGATGGGGCTGTGCGGCTCCTGCGAGTGCGGCTACCGCGACGGGGCGGTGCTTCACCGCGACAAGGCGCTGCCGACCGCGAAACGGCAGGATCGGCTCATGCTGTGCGTGTCGCGTGCGCGGGTCAGCGTGACGCTCGATCTTTGAGGCACCATCGTCCCTTTGTCGGCGCGACCTGTCGTCAATGCGCGCCTGCGGAGGGCCCGGTGGGATGCGCTTGCGCGGGCCGTGCCGCGAACCGCCGCTTGACGCGCTCGCGCATGCTCTGGAACGTCGTGTACAGCATCGGGATCAGGAAGATGCCGATCGAGCTTGCGATCAGCATGCCGCTGAACACAGCGGTCCCGACGCCGCGCCGGCTGATCTGAGCGGCGCCGGTGGCGATCACCAGCGGCAGCAGGCCGAGGATGAAGGCGATCGACGTCATCATCACGGCGCGGAAACGCATCTTCGCGCCGAGGATCGCCGCTTCATCGATAGCCATGCCGGCCTCGCGCTGCTCCTTCGCGAACTCGACGATCAGAATGCCGTTCTTGGCGGCAAGCGCGATCAGCACCACGAGGCCGATCTGCGCGTAGAGGTCGAGGCTCAGTCCGGCGAGTTTGATGCCGACGAACGAGCCGAACACGCCGACGACCACCGACAGCAGCACCGGGATCGGGATCGTCCAGCTCTCGTACAGCGCGACCAGGAACAGGTACGCGAACAGCACCGCCAGCGCCAGGATGACGCCGGTCTGACCGGAGGCCTGCTGTTCCTGATAGGCCGTTCCGGTCCATTCGAAGGCATAGCCCGGGGGCAGGGTGGTGCGCGAGATGTCGGCCA
The sequence above is drawn from the Afipia sp. P52-10 genome and encodes:
- a CDS encoding PDR/VanB family oxidoreductase, with protein sequence MTARLIMKLRVEQAHLSTPDVLRLQLVHPNRPTLPAWTAGAHVDLRMPDGRVRQYSLCGDPADTSRYEIAVKREAVSRGGSTWIHDNLREGCEAHISAPRNNLPLQETGERYVLVAGGIGITPLLPMARTLKRWGKDFIVHDCARSEAQAPLLAELAEVCGDRLQCWFSSSGARFDPTMIGAYHPNTHVYVCGPQRLLDAVQAFLGDWPEEQVHGEVFQTTLDENFKPEPFEAKIASTGQSFLVPADRSLLDVLRENGFIMPASCEMGLCGSCECGYRDGAVLHRDKALPTAKRQDRLMLCVSRARVSVTLDL